The Citrifermentans bemidjiense Bem genome window below encodes:
- a CDS encoding porin family protein, with product MKKIIVLAVLLALVSLVPGAAMADSIKGRLGVTGKVGFIVPSDNEAEFGFGTNHTDTGLVVGGGLLYGIDDHFAAELDVTNSSFDSEIGDFDVTDISFGGQYRFTNMRDRRLVPYIGAGLDIISSDFDSDFGGRRHVDTTLGVHLSGGLDYFVEKHVALTAEAKVVLAPDADITDDGFHSGSFDPTNFSTTFGVRFFFN from the coding sequence ATGAAAAAAATTATAGTTCTTGCAGTTTTGTTGGCTTTGGTTTCCCTCGTTCCCGGCGCTGCAATGGCGGACAGCATCAAGGGGAGGTTGGGCGTGACTGGTAAGGTCGGGTTTATCGTCCCGTCCGACAACGAAGCTGAATTCGGCTTCGGAACGAACCACACCGACACCGGTTTAGTCGTGGGCGGCGGTCTTCTTTACGGCATCGACGATCACTTCGCCGCCGAGTTGGATGTGACCAACTCTTCCTTCGATTCGGAAATCGGCGACTTCGACGTCACCGATATCTCCTTCGGCGGCCAGTACCGTTTCACCAACATGCGTGACAGAAGGCTCGTTCCCTACATTGGAGCGGGCTTGGACATCATCTCTTCTGACTTCGATTCGGATTTCGGGGGAAGGCGCCATGTCGACACGACGCTGGGTGTGCATCTGAGCGGAGGTCTCGATTATTTCGTTGAGAAGCACGTCGCTCTGACCGCCGAAGCAAAGGTCGTGCTGGCGCCGGACGCAGACATCACTGACGACGGCTTCCACAGCGGTTCCTTCGATCCGACCAACTTCTCCACCACCTTCGGAGTCCGGTTCTTTTTCAACTAA
- a CDS encoding LysR family transcriptional regulator → MSLRSLRILTAIAGKGTFAAAADQLGLTQSAISLQVKKLEDEFGVQLFERTGRSPKLNMNGRYVVERASEILLIYDEMKARLSPLGGVQGLLTLGAVPTVITGSLPPALGRLRTRYQDMQVKLVSGLSTELVRKVEEGDLDAALTTEPPYAVPPQYEWIPYDEEPFFVVAPKEAGINDVALLFERFPFVRFDKMAWAGAMVDHELMLQGIRPREVMEFDSLEMALALVEEGLGIAVVPLSKSRLEQVANHFTLTPFGTPQLSRRVGMYQKRQHPRQPLTRAVLDELSQQVNLK, encoded by the coding sequence GTGTCTCTACGCAGCCTTCGCATCCTCACCGCCATTGCCGGCAAAGGCACCTTTGCAGCCGCCGCCGACCAATTGGGGCTAACCCAGTCGGCTATAAGCCTGCAGGTAAAGAAGTTAGAGGACGAATTCGGCGTGCAGCTTTTCGAGAGGACCGGCCGTAGTCCCAAGCTCAACATGAATGGCCGTTACGTTGTAGAACGGGCTTCCGAGATCCTTCTTATCTACGATGAAATGAAAGCCCGCCTATCCCCGCTTGGCGGCGTGCAGGGGCTGCTGACGCTGGGGGCGGTCCCTACCGTGATCACGGGCTCGCTTCCCCCCGCACTCGGGCGGCTGCGAACCCGCTACCAGGACATGCAAGTCAAACTCGTTTCCGGCCTCTCCACCGAATTGGTCCGCAAAGTCGAGGAGGGTGACCTGGACGCCGCCTTGACTACAGAGCCCCCCTACGCCGTGCCGCCGCAATACGAATGGATTCCCTATGATGAAGAACCCTTCTTCGTGGTTGCACCCAAGGAGGCCGGCATCAACGATGTCGCGCTGCTGTTCGAGCGCTTCCCTTTCGTGCGTTTCGACAAGATGGCCTGGGCAGGCGCCATGGTAGATCATGAGCTGATGCTGCAAGGGATCCGTCCGCGCGAGGTTATGGAATTCGATTCGTTGGAAATGGCCCTCGCCCTGGTGGAAGAAGGTCTGGGGATAGCTGTGGTGCCGCTGAGCAAATCGCGCCTGGAGCAGGTCGCGAACCATTTCACCCTCACCCCTTTCGGCACCCCACAGTTAAGCCGGCGCGTGGGGATGTACCAGAAGCGGCAACATCCGCGCCAGCCATTGACCCGTGCGGTTCTGGACGAGTTGTCGCAGCAAGTAAACCTCAAGTAA
- a CDS encoding NfeD family protein, which produces MNIVWWHWLTLGLILIGLELIIPSFTIIWFGLGAVIVSIVLASLPSCPLSVQILIWTVASALLTFAWFRFFNTRLDRTKAGSSKGAVIGETGLVIRGAQQYDKGTVKFHLPLLGADEWPCVADDPLAVGDRVRVVDVEGHVMKVEKIAKGDK; this is translated from the coding sequence GTGAATATTGTGTGGTGGCACTGGCTCACCTTGGGGCTTATTCTCATTGGGCTCGAATTAATCATTCCATCCTTCACCATCATCTGGTTCGGTCTCGGTGCTGTTATTGTCAGCATCGTCCTGGCCTCCCTTCCGAGTTGTCCCCTTTCCGTTCAAATTCTCATCTGGACCGTGGCATCGGCACTGCTCACCTTTGCCTGGTTCCGTTTTTTCAATACCCGCCTCGACAGGACCAAGGCCGGATCGTCAAAGGGAGCCGTGATAGGCGAGACGGGATTGGTAATTCGTGGCGCCCAGCAATACGACAAGGGAACAGTGAAGTTCCATCTGCCGCTGCTGGGAGCGGACGAGTGGCCGTGTGTGGCGGATGATCCTTTAGCGGTTGGAGATCGCGTCCGGGTAGTCGACGTGGAAGGACATGTCATGAAGGTCGAAAAAATAGCAAAAGGGGATAAGTGA
- a CDS encoding OmpA family protein: MFKKVAIAAVLSLMVSGVAYAGLDALKGLGKEAGKGVAASAKEGALSAVTNKLKKVQNEKGPIKFKTGKAEIDPSCDKTMTAIAAIMTDYPGFHVQVDGHTDNVGKPEANQKLSQDRADAVVKYLVDKKAVDAKRLSAKGFGDSKPIADNKTKAGQAKNRRVDFTVTKM, translated from the coding sequence ATGTTTAAAAAAGTTGCTATTGCTGCTGTACTGTCGCTGATGGTTTCCGGTGTTGCCTATGCAGGGCTTGACGCTCTCAAGGGCCTGGGAAAAGAAGCAGGGAAGGGCGTTGCTGCCAGTGCTAAGGAAGGCGCACTCAGTGCCGTGACCAACAAGCTCAAGAAGGTGCAGAACGAGAAAGGCCCGATCAAGTTCAAGACCGGCAAAGCCGAGATCGATCCTTCCTGCGACAAGACCATGACCGCCATCGCGGCAATCATGACCGACTACCCCGGCTTCCACGTACAGGTTGACGGCCACACCGACAACGTCGGCAAGCCCGAGGCAAACCAGAAGCTTTCCCAGGATCGTGCCGATGCCGTAGTGAAATACCTGGTGGACAAGAAAGCCGTCGATGCCAAGCGCCTCTCCGCTAAAGGGTTCGGCGACAGCAAGCCCATCGCCGACAACAAGACCAAAGCCGGCCAAGCCAAAAACCGCCGCGTAGATTTCACCGTCACCAAGATGTAG
- a CDS encoding cupin domain-containing protein: MSELFPDPVRNLPQADIPLKGITAYLSQADSHQIIFMQFDEDVELPEHSHESQWGVVLEGRIELVIDGIKRSYVKGDRYFIPQGVPHSGRIYAGYADMTFFDQPDRYKIREPNE; this comes from the coding sequence ATGTCGGAACTTTTCCCCGATCCTGTAAGAAACCTGCCGCAAGCCGACATTCCATTGAAGGGCATAACGGCCTATCTTTCCCAAGCGGACAGCCATCAAATCATCTTCATGCAGTTCGATGAGGATGTGGAGTTGCCTGAGCATTCGCACGAAAGCCAGTGGGGTGTTGTTCTGGAGGGGAGGATCGAGCTGGTGATTGACGGGATAAAGCGGTCATACGTGAAGGGGGATCGCTATTTCATTCCTCAGGGCGTCCCCCATTCCGGGAGGATCTACGCCGGCTATGCCGACATGACCTTCTTCGATCAACCTGATCGATACAAGATAAGGGAACCGAATGAATAA
- a CDS encoding aldehyde ferredoxin oxidoreductase family protein, with the protein MSGKPGYHGKILNIDLSTGKIETVPVPAEDFDKFVGGQGLGMKILWDRLKKPGVDPLSPDNLLMFMPGPFSGLPVPSSSRTCVVTKSPITSPLKSDYTHPSTVTYSNMGGFFGPEVRFAGYDGIVITGKARVLSYVVIEDDKVEIREAAKFKGMRTDAFDRAFLAELGDRRFKTVYIGPAGENLVPYSSILHTAGRAAGRGGTGCVMGSKNLKAIAVRGTGQPTVADHKAFLAALENARRALNGSAFAKSWAEQGTARAIVGNSNAGTEAVRNYREGTFTEADKIGGDAARRDVWVKDIACYCCPLACKKSGMTKGKHGGVVHDGPEYETGVMLGSNLMISDMPGLLKAITTIDDLGLDQISTGNVIGFLMEAYERGLINRSFLDGIDLKWGSVDATLAMIEKIAAKEGVGALAAEGVRGLSWHIGKGSDKFAIQVKGLELAAHNIQANQPRGLSYVTASRGACHMSGDNIAMQNRRAMMDSTGMCFFPTFEPTLEEPMLALLSAITGRKFDKAEFEKVGERIFTLEKLFNYREGFRREDDRLPDRFFEDAFTVGPKKGAVLDREKFESMLTQYYQDRGWDPETTEPGKKKLKELGLDTI; encoded by the coding sequence ATGAGCGGGAAACCGGGTTATCACGGCAAGATATTGAACATAGACCTTTCCACCGGGAAGATTGAAACGGTGCCCGTCCCCGCCGAAGACTTCGATAAGTTCGTGGGCGGGCAGGGACTGGGCATGAAGATACTCTGGGACCGGCTGAAGAAGCCGGGCGTCGACCCGCTTTCTCCGGATAACCTGCTCATGTTCATGCCGGGACCGTTTTCCGGGCTTCCGGTCCCGTCCTCGTCCAGGACCTGCGTGGTGACCAAATCCCCTATCACGTCGCCTTTGAAATCCGACTACACGCACCCGTCCACCGTCACCTACTCGAACATGGGAGGCTTTTTCGGACCCGAAGTCCGCTTTGCCGGCTATGACGGCATCGTGATCACCGGCAAGGCGCGGGTGCTTTCCTATGTCGTGATTGAGGACGACAAAGTGGAGATTCGCGAAGCCGCCAAGTTCAAGGGGATGCGAACCGATGCCTTCGACCGGGCGTTCCTGGCGGAACTGGGGGACCGGCGATTCAAAACGGTATACATCGGCCCTGCCGGGGAGAATCTCGTTCCCTATTCCAGCATCCTGCATACCGCAGGGCGGGCAGCAGGCCGGGGCGGTACCGGCTGCGTCATGGGTTCCAAGAATCTGAAAGCCATTGCGGTGCGAGGCACGGGACAACCGACTGTCGCCGATCATAAAGCGTTCCTTGCCGCGCTTGAAAACGCCAGACGCGCCCTCAACGGTTCCGCCTTTGCCAAATCCTGGGCGGAGCAGGGGACGGCGCGGGCCATCGTCGGCAACAGCAATGCCGGTACCGAGGCGGTTCGCAACTATCGCGAAGGGACTTTCACGGAGGCTGACAAGATCGGCGGCGATGCCGCCCGGCGCGATGTCTGGGTAAAGGACATAGCCTGTTACTGTTGTCCGCTCGCCTGCAAGAAAAGCGGTATGACGAAGGGTAAACACGGCGGGGTCGTCCACGACGGACCCGAGTACGAAACCGGCGTGATGCTCGGTTCAAACCTGATGATTTCCGATATGCCCGGACTGCTGAAGGCGATAACCACCATCGACGATCTCGGCCTGGACCAGATCTCCACCGGCAACGTCATCGGCTTTCTCATGGAAGCGTACGAGCGTGGGTTGATCAATCGGAGTTTTCTAGACGGCATCGACCTTAAATGGGGAAGTGTCGATGCGACGCTGGCGATGATCGAGAAGATTGCCGCCAAGGAGGGGGTGGGAGCCCTGGCCGCCGAGGGGGTGCGGGGCCTTTCCTGGCATATCGGCAAAGGGAGCGACAAGTTTGCCATCCAGGTGAAAGGGCTTGAGCTCGCTGCCCACAACATCCAGGCAAATCAGCCACGGGGGCTTTCCTACGTGACAGCGTCGCGGGGGGCCTGCCACATGAGCGGAGACAACATTGCCATGCAGAACAGGCGGGCCATGATGGATTCCACCGGCATGTGCTTTTTCCCTACCTTCGAACCGACGCTGGAAGAACCGATGTTAGCGCTGCTCAGTGCCATAACCGGCCGGAAATTCGACAAGGCAGAGTTCGAAAAAGTGGGCGAGCGAATCTTCACCCTGGAAAAGCTGTTCAATTACCGCGAGGGGTTTCGCCGCGAAGACGACCGTCTCCCGGACCGTTTTTTCGAGGATGCCTTCACCGTTGGACCGAAAAAGGGAGCGGTGCTGGACCGGGAGAAGTTCGAGAGCATGCTCACCCAGTATTACCAGGATCGCGGATGGGATCCGGAGACCACCGAGCCCGGAAAGAAGAAGCTGAAGGAACTGGGGCTGGATACCATTTAG
- a CDS encoding XRE family transcriptional regulator translates to MKDKHVGSNFDAFLVEEGLRADAEAAAIKRVIAYQIELEMKQANLSKTAMAEKMHTSRTALDRLLDPTNVSVTLQTLERAALALGKNLKVELA, encoded by the coding sequence ATGAAAGACAAACATGTAGGGTCAAATTTCGACGCTTTCCTCGTAGAGGAAGGCCTCCGTGCCGATGCGGAAGCGGCGGCCATTAAAAGGGTTATTGCATATCAAATCGAATTGGAAATGAAACAGGCAAACCTGTCAAAAACCGCCATGGCGGAAAAGATGCATACCAGCCGTACTGCCCTCGACCGACTACTTGATCCCACCAATGTCTCCGTCACTCTTCAAACCCTCGAAAGAGCGGCCCTTGCCCTCGGTAAAAACCTGAAAGTGGAACTGGCATAA
- a CDS encoding AEC family transporter, protein MTVIINALTPVLALIVLGFLIRRTEFIPSTFWPAAEKLTYYLLMPAMLIHSLAGKEIGSSPWLNILLTVGGAILASVLFVMLGWLPRRHMGGAAFTSLFQGGVRFNTFVALALAENLFGKEGLFLASLGAGFMILIINVLCVSAFSVAVGHGVFDLKRLARDLVRNPLIWGCTLGIGLNASGVILPAAMDGSLVLIGKAAFPVGLMAVGAAYQPGNIALHWQPLLTSCGIQFLCKPAIAWWLAAATGLSGVAAGVAVLLFSVPTAPSAYILSRQMGGDHDSMAVIITVQTCLSFFTLPLTLWLLR, encoded by the coding sequence ATGACCGTTATCATAAATGCACTGACGCCTGTTCTAGCGCTGATAGTCTTAGGTTTTCTCATCAGGCGCACTGAGTTCATTCCCTCCACTTTCTGGCCTGCCGCAGAAAAGCTGACCTACTATCTCCTGATGCCGGCAATGTTGATTCATAGCCTCGCCGGAAAAGAGATCGGCTCCTCTCCCTGGTTGAACATACTTCTTACGGTCGGCGGTGCGATCCTAGCCAGCGTGTTGTTCGTGATGCTGGGTTGGCTCCCGCGCCGGCATATGGGGGGGGCGGCCTTCACCTCGCTGTTCCAGGGCGGGGTCCGCTTCAACACCTTCGTAGCGCTGGCTCTTGCAGAAAACCTGTTCGGGAAGGAGGGGCTGTTTCTTGCCTCTCTGGGGGCGGGGTTCATGATACTGATCATCAACGTTCTGTGCGTCTCTGCCTTCTCCGTGGCAGTCGGCCACGGCGTATTCGACCTCAAAAGGTTAGCACGCGACCTGGTGCGGAACCCGCTGATCTGGGGATGTACCTTGGGCATCGGGCTGAACGCCTCGGGAGTGATACTGCCGGCGGCGATGGACGGTTCGCTGGTCCTTATCGGCAAGGCAGCCTTTCCCGTCGGGCTGATGGCGGTCGGGGCCGCATACCAGCCGGGTAACATAGCCCTGCATTGGCAGCCTCTTTTGACAAGTTGCGGGATTCAGTTCCTCTGCAAACCCGCCATCGCCTGGTGGTTAGCGGCGGCTACCGGTTTGTCCGGAGTTGCCGCTGGAGTCGCAGTACTTCTTTTCAGTGTGCCTACCGCACCATCGGCCTACATCCTTTCCAGGCAGATGGGCGGAGACCATGACAGCATGGCCGTGATAATCACCGTTCAGACCTGCCTCTCCTTTTTCACCCTTCCGCTCACGCTCTGGCTGTTACGCTGA
- the merB gene encoding organomercurial lyase MerB produces the protein MAGGTLHDVLAGLHCDHPRVWLFLLRALAKGRPVSRTTIANALNSSLSEIEAALASFADTVYDEKGDVVACGLSLMPTPHSFTVCGNQLYTWCALDALMYPVALEQVAQVESHCPVTGIPVRMTATPTGVVDPSPAGVSLSMVAPSEQAGCCSVRNSFCSGVHFISSAEAAASWLSLHPEASIVSLEEAWQIGHAVMQQRLSHGETSRP, from the coding sequence ATGGCAGGAGGCACTTTACACGATGTACTGGCTGGCTTGCACTGTGACCACCCACGGGTCTGGTTGTTCCTCCTCCGTGCTCTGGCGAAGGGGCGGCCTGTTTCCCGCACCACTATAGCGAACGCTCTTAACAGTTCTCTCTCCGAGATTGAGGCGGCGTTGGCGTCCTTTGCCGACACGGTGTACGACGAGAAAGGCGACGTGGTGGCCTGCGGGTTGTCGCTCATGCCTACGCCGCATTCCTTTACGGTCTGCGGCAATCAGCTTTACACCTGGTGTGCCCTGGATGCCCTCATGTATCCCGTGGCGCTGGAACAGGTCGCACAGGTGGAATCGCATTGCCCGGTTACGGGCATCCCGGTTCGTATGACGGCAACTCCGACGGGGGTCGTCGATCCGTCTCCGGCTGGAGTTAGCCTTTCGATGGTTGCACCTTCAGAGCAAGCCGGCTGCTGCAGCGTCCGTAACAGCTTTTGCAGTGGGGTGCACTTCATAAGTTCCGCTGAAGCTGCAGCTTCGTGGCTGTCTCTGCATCCCGAAGCAAGCATAGTGTCGTTGGAAGAAGCGTGGCAGATCGGACATGCAGTAATGCAGCAACGACTGTCGCATGGAGAGACGTCACGCCCTTGA
- a CDS encoding sensor histidine kinase: MTTEELLQDLKMRGELDERHLLASIRLLHLLASGKSSQEVMSTLLPFFQELSGCEAVAVRLREEEDYPYFQTVGFPSEFVNAENYLCAKDLAGQIKRDAIGHPVLECMCGNILCGRFDANKSFFTPNGSFWTNSTSELLESTAEEDRQSATRNRCSADGYESVALVPLHHNEDIIGLIQFNDRRKDRFSKGFIALVELLADSVTVAVLRRWEEESLRKREEYYRAMVTAFDGLIYICSANYRIEFLNEAMKRRIGHDAIGELCYEALHGLDAICPWCKNDRIFAGESHRWVVQSPKDNRWYEVSNTPIRKNNKIVSKQAMIMDVTDRQQLHEELLQKQQDLILANDLLESRVAERTSNLEAAMREQESFSYSVSHDLRAPLRHINSFSAIVMEEFSNELPAPVKDYLVRIRSASNRMGGLIDHLLELSRVGRAALKLEPVDLSMMAASILTALQETELKRTVKIFVEEDVRVLGDRTLLQQLLENLLGNAWKYTSKTVTAHIEFGSSKRGDSTIFYVKDNGAGFDMQYKDNLFIAFQRLHTAEFEGEGIGLTTAQRIIHRHSGDIWAEGEVGKGATFYFTLPN; encoded by the coding sequence ATGACCACAGAAGAGTTGTTACAAGACCTCAAGATGAGAGGCGAACTTGACGAGCGCCACCTTTTGGCGTCGATCCGATTGCTGCACCTACTCGCCTCGGGAAAATCCTCCCAAGAGGTCATGTCGACGTTGTTACCCTTCTTTCAGGAACTTTCTGGATGTGAAGCGGTCGCTGTACGGCTACGCGAAGAAGAGGATTACCCCTATTTCCAAACGGTGGGGTTCCCATCGGAGTTCGTGAACGCTGAGAACTATCTGTGCGCGAAAGACTTGGCCGGCCAGATAAAAAGGGATGCCATCGGCCATCCAGTCCTGGAATGCATGTGCGGTAACATCCTGTGTGGACGGTTTGATGCCAATAAATCGTTCTTTACCCCAAATGGCAGTTTCTGGACAAACAGTACTAGCGAGTTGCTCGAAAGTACTGCCGAAGAGGACAGGCAGTCAGCAACCCGCAACAGGTGCAGCGCCGATGGATACGAATCGGTAGCCCTGGTTCCCCTGCACCATAATGAAGACATCATTGGACTAATACAGTTTAATGACCGACGCAAAGACCGATTCTCCAAAGGGTTTATTGCACTTGTAGAGTTGTTGGCAGACAGTGTGACCGTTGCGGTACTTCGGCGGTGGGAGGAAGAGAGCCTCAGGAAGCGTGAAGAGTATTACCGCGCTATGGTGACAGCGTTCGACGGCCTCATATACATTTGCTCGGCCAATTACCGGATCGAGTTTCTCAATGAAGCTATGAAGCGGCGTATTGGCCACGACGCCATTGGCGAATTGTGTTATGAAGCTCTGCATGGGCTTGATGCTATCTGCCCGTGGTGTAAAAATGATCGTATTTTCGCAGGTGAAAGCCATCGTTGGGTGGTCCAGAGCCCAAAAGATAACCGTTGGTACGAAGTGTCTAATACCCCTATAAGGAAAAACAATAAGATCGTTTCCAAACAGGCCATGATTATGGACGTAACAGACCGGCAACAGTTGCACGAGGAGCTTTTGCAGAAACAACAAGATTTGATATTGGCAAATGATCTATTAGAAAGCCGGGTTGCCGAGAGAACTTCCAATTTGGAGGCAGCAATGAGGGAACAAGAGTCATTCAGTTACTCGGTTTCCCATGACCTGCGCGCCCCCCTGCGCCACATTAACAGCTTCAGCGCCATTGTCATGGAGGAATTCTCGAATGAACTGCCTGCCCCTGTGAAAGACTACCTGGTGCGGATTCGCTCAGCGTCAAACAGGATGGGAGGATTGATCGACCACCTGCTTGAACTGTCCCGGGTAGGCAGGGCGGCGCTGAAACTGGAACCGGTGGATTTGAGCATGATGGCCGCGTCCATTTTGACCGCTCTCCAGGAGACGGAGTTGAAGCGGACCGTGAAAATCTTTGTGGAAGAGGATGTGCGGGTACTGGGGGACCGGACGCTGTTGCAACAGTTGCTGGAGAATCTGCTTGGAAATGCCTGGAAGTACACCTCCAAAACCGTAACAGCGCATATCGAATTCGGCAGTTCAAAGCGAGGCGACAGCACGATCTTTTATGTCAAAGATAACGGCGCAGGGTTCGACATGCAGTACAAGGACAACCTGTTCATTGCCTTCCAGCGTTTGCATACTGCGGAGTTCGAGGGCGAAGGGATCGGGCTTACGACTGCACAGCGTATAATCCATCGCCACAGTGGGGACATCTGGGCTGAAGGAGAAGTAGGAAAGGGGGCGACTTTCTACTTCACTTTGCCGAATTAG
- a CDS encoding 4Fe-4S dicluster domain-containing protein has translation MDKGKMESCGSYDRTTLTRREFIKGVGIGGGALVLLGQFGVHSAAWALAGDPALNMVLIDYAKCTGCRTCEAACSSRNRPVSLKGQELPGLGNPRYANIRVHSFNPDVDVPNVCAMCADTPCVKACPVEPDSKTGRRALYRDNVTHTIHNDSDRCLGCRSCAKACAAQRTGVISPDPATGKPERMCTLCGGAPQCVKRCPFGALSYVEVRRDRKFYGLDPEKIAAELAKTWYGTADFGGLK, from the coding sequence ATGGACAAGGGGAAAATGGAATCTTGCGGAAGCTATGACAGGACAACCCTCACCCGCCGGGAATTTATCAAAGGGGTCGGGATAGGGGGTGGCGCACTCGTTCTGCTCGGACAATTCGGAGTCCATTCGGCAGCCTGGGCGCTTGCGGGAGATCCTGCCCTGAACATGGTGCTGATCGATTACGCCAAGTGCACCGGGTGCAGGACTTGTGAGGCCGCCTGTTCGTCGCGCAACCGGCCCGTGTCGCTCAAGGGGCAGGAACTGCCGGGACTTGGCAACCCTCGCTACGCGAACATCCGTGTCCACAGCTTCAACCCTGACGTGGATGTACCCAACGTCTGCGCCATGTGCGCCGATACCCCATGCGTGAAGGCGTGCCCGGTCGAGCCGGACTCCAAAACCGGCAGGCGCGCCCTCTACCGGGACAACGTTACACACACAATCCACAACGATTCTGACCGGTGCCTCGGCTGCCGGAGCTGTGCAAAGGCCTGCGCCGCACAGAGGACGGGGGTAATTTCTCCCGACCCGGCAACTGGCAAGCCTGAGCGCATGTGCACGCTCTGCGGTGGCGCCCCGCAATGCGTCAAGCGGTGCCCTTTCGGGGCGCTCTCGTATGTAGAGGTCAGGCGTGACCGAAAGTTTTACGGGCTAGATCCTGAAAAAATTGCGGCTGAACTGGCCAAAACCTGGTACGGCACGGCCGACTTCGGAGGGTTAAAATGA
- a CDS encoding arylamine N-acetyltransferase family protein → MDIDLFLQRIGLQSLPDSPMKRLRALYAAMTKTVPFENVAVMEGKSISLEPGDIFAKVVEQGRGGYCFELNGLLAHLLEQFGYRIERLIGRVWASGAPAPLLTHMTLRVFVEDRPYLCDVGFGGGTLREPLPWVTGAVAIQGPDRFRLDATDNGETMLSRLVDAEWKNMYSLLPCPVRSQDYIPANHYTSTHPNSHFTQGLVAALVTDSGRVTLRDRLFRTVGAEGETERELTTFDEVVQVLGQEFGLRNLDLAALQSRLSYLFA, encoded by the coding sequence ATGGATATTGATTTATTTCTCCAACGCATTGGCCTCCAATCCCTCCCGGACTCCCCCATGAAGCGCCTTCGGGCGCTGTATGCTGCGATGACCAAAACGGTTCCCTTCGAAAACGTGGCGGTTATGGAAGGAAAGAGCATCAGCCTCGAACCCGGCGATATCTTCGCCAAGGTGGTTGAGCAGGGGAGAGGCGGCTACTGTTTCGAGTTGAACGGCCTGCTTGCCCATCTGCTTGAACAGTTTGGTTACAGGATCGAGCGCCTGATTGGGAGGGTCTGGGCCAGCGGAGCACCGGCGCCTTTGCTGACGCATATGACGCTGCGGGTGTTCGTGGAAGATCGGCCCTACCTTTGCGATGTCGGCTTCGGGGGAGGGACGTTGAGAGAGCCGTTGCCGTGGGTCACCGGGGCGGTCGCCATACAAGGCCCGGACCGTTTCCGGCTGGATGCGACCGACAACGGGGAAACCATGCTGTCCCGGCTCGTCGATGCGGAATGGAAGAATATGTACAGCCTGCTCCCTTGCCCGGTGCGTTCCCAGGACTACATCCCCGCCAATCATTACACCTCGACCCACCCCAACTCGCATTTCACCCAAGGTCTGGTTGCCGCTCTGGTGACCGACAGCGGGCGGGTAACGCTACGCGATCGACTCTTTCGCACGGTCGGCGCAGAAGGAGAGACCGAACGGGAATTGACGACGTTCGATGAAGTGGTTCAGGTCCTGGGCCAGGAATTCGGCCTGCGCAATCTCGATCTAGCCGCTTTGCAGAGCCGGCTTTCTTACCTCTTTGCCTGA
- a CDS encoding MBL fold metallo-hydrolase, with the protein MNREQHVCLVCGFNMIGFHPANCPFCGASAMHFITSEECSARFHVSSTQVNEKVSRLNSQPALGIEHAAYRIETGNGACWIDCPSCFDSSLPKADSILFTHHHFLGASNLYRDRFAAEVRIHQLDSTHDICRPFSFDTTFQENFVHKGIEAFHIGGHTPGFTCYIFEDVFFICDYVFLDGDGVKYNPFGPADLTIAGGRVIEDVIRNRQLSTVCGYNYVIGYDDWKRRFDAGPVFGGY; encoded by the coding sequence ATGAATCGCGAACAGCATGTTTGCCTGGTGTGCGGCTTCAACATGATCGGGTTTCATCCCGCTAATTGCCCTTTCTGCGGTGCCTCGGCAATGCACTTCATAACCTCGGAAGAGTGCTCCGCGCGCTTCCATGTCTCCTCGACTCAGGTAAACGAAAAGGTGTCGAGGTTAAATTCCCAACCTGCCCTCGGCATCGAGCATGCCGCCTACCGGATCGAGACCGGCAACGGTGCATGCTGGATCGACTGCCCGTCCTGTTTCGACTCTTCGCTTCCCAAGGCAGACTCCATCCTCTTCACCCATCACCACTTCCTCGGCGCTTCCAATCTCTACCGCGATCGCTTCGCGGCTGAGGTGCGCATCCACCAACTTGACTCCACCCACGACATCTGCCGCCCCTTCAGTTTCGACACCACCTTCCAAGAGAACTTCGTCCACAAAGGTATAGAAGCCTTCCATATAGGCGGACATACACCCGGATTCACCTGCTACATCTTCGAAGACGTCTTCTTCATCTGCGACTACGTCTTTCTCGATGGCGACGGCGTGAAATACAACCCGTTCGGTCCAGCCGATCTCACCATCGCAGGGGGAAGAGTAATTGAAGACGTTATCCGCAACCGTCAGCTCTCCACGGTCTGCGGCTACAACTACGTCATCGGCTACGACGACTGGAAGCGCAGGTTCGACGCCGGCCCCGTCTTTGGCGGATATTGA